One window of the Dehalococcoidia bacterium genome contains the following:
- a CDS encoding amidohydrolase, protein MILDTQIHFWEAERPDRPWRPDRTPSLPFPFGPEHFLPLMDAAGVDRAIIVPPGIMGSDNRYALEVAARFPNRFAVMGLIDAQAPDIDQRVARWRLQPGMLGIRIHLHAAERATWPHEWALDPFWDACERYRVPVAVFVAGDVEVLRPILERFPTLKLIVDHLGLPQIDVSSVHPNLPALLALERFPNVAVKLSTLPSRSKRGYPFPDVHDLVRAVIETFGPRRCFFGSDHTQQLARKRATYHEEVDLFRVALPFLSDEDRTWILGRAAADYLGWPPDVPSTALARGGDLTC, encoded by the coding sequence ACGCAGATCCACTTCTGGGAGGCCGAGCGGCCTGACCGGCCTTGGCGCCCCGACCGGACGCCGAGCCTGCCCTTCCCCTTCGGCCCGGAACACTTTCTTCCCCTGATGGATGCTGCCGGCGTCGACCGTGCCATCATCGTTCCGCCGGGGATTATGGGCAGCGACAATCGGTATGCCCTCGAGGTCGCCGCCCGCTTTCCGAACCGGTTTGCCGTGATGGGCCTTATCGATGCCCAAGCGCCCGACATCGACCAGCGCGTCGCCCGCTGGCGGCTTCAGCCCGGCATGCTCGGCATCCGTATCCACCTCCACGCTGCGGAGCGCGCCACTTGGCCCCATGAGTGGGCGCTTGATCCCTTTTGGGACGCCTGCGAGCGCTACCGCGTTCCGGTCGCGGTCTTCGTCGCCGGGGACGTCGAAGTGCTCCGCCCGATCCTTGAGCGCTTTCCCACGCTTAAGCTGATCGTCGACCATCTCGGCCTGCCGCAGATCGATGTCAGCAGCGTCCATCCAAACCTGCCAGCCCTGCTCGCCCTCGAACGCTTTCCGAACGTCGCCGTCAAGCTGTCCACGCTGCCCTCTCGGTCGAAGCGCGGGTACCCCTTTCCCGACGTTCATGACCTGGTGCGCGCGGTGATCGAGACGTTCGGCCCGCGGCGCTGCTTTTTCGGCTCCGACCATACGCAGCAGCTGGCCCGGAAGAGGGCGACCTATCACGAGGAGGTTGATCTGTTTCGGGTCGCGCTGCCCTTTCTCTCAGACGAAGACCGAACGTGGATCCTCGGCCGCGCGGCCGCAGACTATCTTGGGTGGCCGCCGGACGTGCCGTCAACGGCGCTCGCTCGCGGCGGCGATTTGACCTGCTGA
- a CDS encoding ATP-binding protein — translation MRSESELGVFGEGAWETATWDERARALVGLIARQLAARVELYDARGERVASAGHAALSPATVIPLRGREGVIGQLQVERTAPLSAEQRALLDAAALAAAGVLIERETQARPDADAAEQILRTLLDLLAAGVIFVPRGDRPRIANRALARVCGDALPLLPTGRPSTAPSLLHAAAPYRQLTLGETPLRQALEEGRETRDLELILDPDHRILRVSAAPVRVGGEIVGALGVLVDITDEHDLRRVLLESLACGVLIHSADGALLAANQAAVRMAGVTTPDALAYHFAQYAERWQPLGKPPWDAVRGASLAASEATIECLTADGQPLMIDAFSRALVHPDGSLSQIVTTLIETTATRRALEALEQSEQRFLALFQHAAIGMAILDAAGTIVASNDRLCRFLARDHVAGTPFLSLIDQTVREQRVEEIEAVIAGRATTASGDLRFVSEPGIERWGHVTISRAQKRPHDPSFLLATVADISERKVAERQLTAIGQAEKLRALGQMASGVAHDLNQYLGLISGHGELALRALDEPTPDFTRFRESLGIIIQAALDGADVVRRLQAFARARPDTAPMAAIDLAELLREVAKLTAPRWRDASQQEGRPIDLYVETAGDTVIDGWAESLREAFTNLVFNAVDALPSGGTIRLVAERRENEVHVVVADDGIGMSAEVQSRIFEPFFTTKGERGSGLGLSIVYTTVERHGGRIAVDSAPGRGTAFHLVFPGARGEGAAPSPRHVAAPPQFLRVLAVDDDPALARMLALMLEKEGHDVLVAHSGEEALRLLEQGPADLVITDLGLGTGMNGWELAERLRQQFPHVRIALATGWGAEIDLRDAARAGICGVLAKPYRIADLRQLLATLTGSEERAASHEAPGRPQQVKSPPRASAVDGTSGGHPR, via the coding sequence GTGAGAAGTGAGTCCGAGCTTGGCGTGTTTGGCGAAGGCGCCTGGGAGACGGCAACGTGGGACGAACGGGCGCGCGCTCTCGTCGGTCTCATCGCGCGGCAGCTTGCGGCTCGGGTCGAACTGTACGACGCGCGTGGCGAGCGGGTGGCAAGTGCCGGTCATGCAGCACTCTCTCCGGCGACCGTGATCCCGCTGCGCGGCAGGGAAGGCGTGATTGGGCAGCTGCAGGTGGAGCGGACCGCGCCGCTCAGCGCGGAGCAGCGCGCGCTGCTGGATGCTGCCGCACTCGCTGCGGCCGGGGTGCTGATCGAACGCGAAACTCAGGCGAGGCCGGATGCCGACGCGGCTGAGCAGATTTTGCGCACCCTCCTCGACCTGCTCGCTGCAGGGGTGATCTTCGTCCCTCGCGGAGACCGCCCAAGGATCGCGAACCGCGCGCTCGCCCGCGTTTGTGGCGATGCTCTTCCCCTCCTGCCGACAGGACGCCCCTCCACCGCGCCAAGCCTTCTCCACGCTGCCGCTCCCTATCGGCAGCTGACCCTCGGCGAAACACCTCTCCGCCAAGCGCTCGAGGAAGGGCGCGAGACACGCGATCTCGAGCTGATCCTCGACCCCGACCACCGCATTCTTCGCGTCTCGGCAGCGCCCGTTCGCGTCGGGGGAGAGATTGTTGGCGCGCTCGGTGTTCTGGTCGATATCACGGACGAGCATGACTTGCGCCGCGTGCTGCTCGAGTCGCTTGCCTGCGGAGTGCTTATCCACAGCGCTGACGGAGCGCTTCTCGCCGCGAATCAAGCGGCCGTGCGCATGGCAGGCGTGACGACCCCCGACGCTCTCGCCTATCACTTCGCGCAGTACGCCGAGCGCTGGCAGCCCCTGGGAAAGCCCCCCTGGGACGCTGTCCGGGGCGCCTCGCTTGCCGCCAGTGAAGCGACTATCGAATGTCTTACGGCTGACGGGCAGCCGCTGATGATCGATGCCTTCTCCCGCGCCCTCGTTCACCCTGACGGCAGCCTCAGCCAAATTGTCACCACACTCATCGAAACAACCGCCACCCGCCGCGCTCTTGAAGCACTCGAACAGTCAGAGCAGCGGTTCCTAGCACTCTTTCAGCACGCTGCAATCGGCATGGCGATCCTTGACGCCGCGGGAACGATCGTCGCGAGCAATGACCGCCTGTGCCGCTTTCTCGCGCGCGATCACGTTGCAGGCACCCCGTTTCTGTCGCTGATCGACCAAACAGTCCGGGAACAGCGGGTCGAGGAGATCGAGGCGGTGATCGCCGGGCGCGCCACGACGGCGAGCGGCGACCTCCGCTTTGTGAGTGAGCCGGGCATTGAGCGGTGGGGGCATGTCACGATAAGCAGAGCCCAGAAGAGGCCGCACGACCCCTCCTTCCTCCTCGCAACTGTTGCCGACATCTCAGAGCGGAAGGTCGCGGAGCGTCAGCTGACGGCGATCGGCCAAGCAGAGAAACTCCGTGCGCTCGGCCAGATGGCCAGCGGGGTCGCCCACGACCTAAATCAATATCTTGGCCTGATCTCGGGGCATGGCGAACTGGCACTGCGTGCCCTCGACGAGCCGACCCCCGACTTCACGCGGTTCCGCGAGTCGCTCGGCATCATCATCCAAGCGGCGCTCGACGGCGCGGATGTCGTCCGCCGGCTTCAAGCCTTTGCGCGCGCTCGGCCGGATACCGCGCCGATGGCGGCGATCGACCTCGCCGAATTGCTCCGCGAAGTCGCCAAGCTGACCGCGCCGCGCTGGCGAGACGCCTCTCAGCAGGAAGGACGGCCGATCGACCTCTACGTTGAAACCGCCGGCGACACCGTGATCGACGGCTGGGCGGAAAGCCTCCGCGAGGCATTCACCAATCTTGTCTTCAATGCGGTTGACGCCCTCCCTTCCGGCGGAACAATCCGCCTCGTCGCCGAACGGCGCGAGAACGAGGTGCACGTGGTCGTTGCCGATGACGGCATCGGGATGAGCGCTGAGGTCCAATCGCGGATCTTCGAGCCGTTCTTCACCACCAAAGGGGAACGCGGCTCGGGGCTCGGCTTATCTATCGTCTATACCACGGTCGAACGCCACGGAGGCCGCATCGCGGTCGACTCCGCGCCCGGACGGGGAACGGCGTTTCATCTCGTTTTCCCCGGCGCGCGCGGAGAAGGTGCCGCTCCCTCGCCGCGCCACGTCGCGGCGCCGCCGCAGTTCCTGCGGGTGCTTGCCGTCGATGACGACCCGGCACTGGCCCGAATGCTCGCGCTGATGCTGGAGAAAGAAGGGCATGACGTTCTCGTTGCGCATTCCGGGGAAGAGGCACTGCGTCTGCTGGAGCAGGGGCCGGCCGACCTCGTCATTACCGACCTCGGTCTCGGCACCGGCATGAACGGATGGGAACTGGCCGAGCGTCTCCGGCAGCAGTTCCCCCACGTCCGCATTGCGCTGGCAACTGGTTGGGGAGCCGAGATCGACCTGCGAGACGCGGCGCGCGCCGGCATCTGCGGGGTGTTGGCAAAGCCGTATCGGATCGCCGACCTCCGCCAGCTGCTCGCGACGCTGACCGGGTCTGAGGAGAGAGCTGCTTCCCACGAAGCGCCGGGAAGACCTCAGCAGGTCAAATCGCCGCCGCGAGCGAGCGCCGTTGACGGCACGTCCGGCGGCCACCCAAGATAG
- a CDS encoding Fe(2+)-trafficking protein codes for MTLVLCSRCLQTKPALAAKPPGKYGALVQQQVCQECWNEWMTIMPRFINHYGLNLGLPEDRQQLQQAMAEYLNLPV; via the coding sequence GTGACGCTTGTTCTCTGCTCGCGCTGCCTGCAAACCAAGCCTGCGCTGGCGGCGAAGCCGCCGGGGAAGTACGGCGCGCTCGTGCAACAGCAAGTCTGCCAAGAATGCTGGAACGAGTGGATGACCATCATGCCGCGCTTCATTAACCACTACGGTTTGAATCTCGGCCTGCCGGAAGATCGTCAACAGTTGCAGCAGGCAATGGCCGAGTACCTGAACCTCCCCGTCTAG
- the carB gene encoding carbamoyl-phosphate synthase large subunit yields the protein MTPPRKVLVIGSGPIVIGQAAEFDYAGTQACRALREEGIETVLVNSNPATIMTDEDVADIVYIEPLTADFLERIIARERPDGLLPSLGGQTGLNLAVELAERGILDRYGVRILGTPLSAIKAAEDRQLFKDLLRSIGEPVPASRTCTSWEEAAAFAAEHPLPLIIRPAFTLGGTGGGIATTPEEFERIVKGGLAASPIHQVLVETSLLGWKELEYEVMRDGADTCIIVCNMENLDPMGVHTGDSIVVAPSQTLTDKEHQMLRSASLKIIRALGIEGGCNIQFALRPRESAWVRPVGEPPAPRTSGPAPDAAPLPDYYVIEVNPRVSRSSALASKATGYPIARVSAKIAIGKRLDEIPNAVTRKTTAAFEPALDYCVVKIPRWPFDKFASGDRVIGTQMKATGEVMAIGRSFEAALNKAVRSLEFGGRTLQWEDPAWAAEYRRLQASGGYPLAAFPLYPNDLRLWAVMAALRRGHTIEELFAATKIDPWFLAKLRRLVQLEQRLLAEPLSSSLLREAKAAGMSDSQIAALADVQHPEQVRALRRQWGIRPVYKMVDTCAAEFEAATPYFYSAIDDENEALPEPGPAAAVIGSGPIRIGQGIEFDYCSVHSAWALREAGYRSVMINSNPETVSTDFDTSDRLYFEPLDEEAVRDVLENEGSPDQPIPAIVQFGGQTAINLAGPLHRAGVPLLGSSAEAIDLAEDRRRFEEFLSALGIPQPPGAAVRSVEQALDVAQTIGYPVLIRPSYVLGGRAMEIVQTPSELVRRLGPAFEQSGSHPVLIDKYLEGKEVEIDAICDGVEVLIPGVMEHIERAGVHSGDSMAIYPPPHLHPEEIERIVEYSTKIALGLGVRGLMNAQFVVVRPEGWTDGAPGQVYVLEVNPRASRTVPYLAKATGVPIVKLATEIMLGRTLAEQGYRGGLWPVQPLVAIKAPVFSMSKLAGVDTFLGPEMKSTGEVMGIDRTLAAALVKTVIAAGLRITPGSALLLSIADRDKPDAVPLIRQLAAAGCRFFATEGTAELLRALNIPVVEVPKKLSEGHPNCVDVIRDGTVHGVINTVTGRPTPLRDGFEIRRAAAERRIPCFTSLDTVRAAVEALAANEWTCTVLPLPDYRARTVPVS from the coding sequence ATGACCCCACCACGAAAAGTGCTTGTCATTGGCTCAGGCCCGATCGTGATCGGACAGGCTGCCGAATTCGACTATGCCGGCACTCAGGCGTGCCGGGCGCTGCGAGAAGAGGGAATAGAGACCGTCCTCGTCAATTCGAACCCGGCGACGATCATGACTGACGAGGATGTCGCCGATATCGTGTACATCGAGCCGCTGACGGCCGACTTTCTCGAGCGGATCATCGCTCGGGAGCGGCCAGACGGCCTCCTGCCCTCGCTTGGCGGCCAAACGGGGCTTAATCTGGCGGTCGAACTGGCCGAGCGCGGCATCCTCGACCGCTACGGCGTGCGCATTCTCGGCACGCCGCTCTCAGCGATCAAAGCCGCCGAAGATCGTCAGCTGTTCAAAGACCTCCTCCGGTCGATTGGAGAGCCGGTTCCGGCGAGCCGTACCTGCACCAGTTGGGAGGAAGCCGCCGCGTTTGCGGCCGAGCACCCGCTGCCGCTCATCATCCGCCCCGCCTTTACGCTCGGAGGCACCGGAGGCGGGATCGCGACAACGCCGGAGGAGTTCGAGCGGATTGTTAAAGGCGGCCTCGCGGCGAGCCCCATTCATCAGGTGCTGGTCGAAACCAGCTTGCTCGGCTGGAAAGAGCTCGAATACGAGGTGATGCGCGACGGAGCCGACACCTGCATCATCGTCTGCAACATGGAGAACCTCGACCCGATGGGGGTGCACACCGGCGACTCCATTGTCGTTGCCCCAAGCCAAACCCTGACCGACAAAGAGCATCAAATGCTCCGGAGCGCAAGCCTAAAAATCATCCGGGCGCTGGGGATCGAAGGGGGATGCAACATCCAGTTTGCGCTGCGGCCGCGCGAGTCGGCGTGGGTGCGCCCCGTCGGCGAGCCTCCCGCTCCCCGAACGAGCGGTCCTGCGCCAGACGCGGCCCCTTTGCCGGACTATTACGTCATCGAGGTCAACCCTCGCGTCAGCCGCTCATCGGCGCTGGCGAGCAAAGCGACGGGCTATCCCATCGCTCGCGTCTCCGCCAAGATCGCGATCGGCAAGCGTCTCGATGAGATCCCGAACGCGGTGACGCGCAAGACGACGGCGGCCTTCGAGCCGGCCTTGGACTACTGCGTCGTCAAAATTCCGCGCTGGCCGTTCGACAAGTTCGCCTCGGGCGACCGGGTGATCGGCACGCAGATGAAGGCGACGGGCGAGGTGATGGCGATTGGGCGGTCGTTCGAGGCGGCGCTGAACAAGGCGGTGCGCTCTCTCGAATTCGGCGGGCGGACACTCCAATGGGAGGACCCGGCGTGGGCGGCAGAGTATCGCCGCCTCCAAGCGAGCGGCGGCTATCCGCTGGCGGCATTTCCCCTCTACCCGAATGACTTGCGGCTGTGGGCCGTGATGGCGGCGCTCCGGCGCGGGCACACGATCGAAGAGCTGTTCGCCGCGACCAAGATCGACCCGTGGTTTCTCGCCAAACTGCGGCGGCTCGTCCAGCTCGAGCAACGGTTGCTCGCTGAGCCGCTGTCGTCGTCGCTGCTGCGCGAGGCGAAGGCCGCCGGCATGAGCGACAGCCAGATCGCCGCACTGGCGGATGTCCAGCACCCCGAACAGGTGCGCGCCCTGCGCCGCCAGTGGGGGATCCGCCCGGTGTATAAGATGGTCGACACCTGCGCGGCCGAATTCGAGGCCGCCACTCCTTACTTCTACAGCGCGATCGACGACGAGAACGAGGCGCTTCCCGAGCCCGGGCCGGCGGCCGCGGTCATCGGCAGCGGCCCGATCCGGATTGGGCAGGGAATTGAGTTCGATTACTGCTCGGTCCACTCGGCCTGGGCACTGCGCGAAGCGGGCTACCGCAGCGTCATGATCAACTCGAACCCTGAGACAGTCTCTACCGACTTCGACACGTCCGACCGCCTCTACTTCGAGCCGCTCGACGAGGAAGCGGTGCGCGATGTACTCGAGAACGAGGGCAGCCCCGACCAGCCGATCCCGGCGATTGTCCAGTTTGGCGGGCAGACGGCGATCAATCTCGCGGGGCCGCTTCACCGCGCGGGGGTTCCGCTGCTCGGCTCGAGCGCCGAAGCGATCGACCTCGCCGAAGATCGGCGCCGCTTCGAGGAGTTTCTGAGCGCGCTTGGGATCCCCCAGCCGCCGGGAGCTGCTGTGCGCTCGGTCGAGCAGGCGCTCGACGTCGCCCAGACGATCGGCTATCCCGTCCTCATCCGGCCAAGCTATGTGCTGGGAGGACGAGCGATGGAGATCGTCCAGACCCCGAGCGAACTGGTGCGCCGTCTCGGACCGGCGTTCGAGCAGTCGGGGTCGCACCCGGTCCTGATCGACAAATATCTGGAGGGCAAGGAAGTCGAAATCGACGCCATCTGCGATGGCGTTGAGGTGCTGATCCCCGGCGTGATGGAGCATATCGAGCGGGCGGGGGTGCATAGCGGCGATTCGATGGCGATCTACCCGCCGCCTCATCTCCATCCGGAAGAGATCGAGCGCATCGTTGAGTACAGCACGAAGATCGCGCTCGGTCTCGGCGTGCGGGGACTGATGAACGCGCAGTTCGTCGTCGTCCGTCCCGAGGGCTGGACAGACGGCGCGCCCGGCCAAGTGTATGTGCTGGAAGTGAACCCGCGCGCCAGCCGCACCGTGCCCTACCTCGCCAAGGCGACGGGCGTGCCGATCGTCAAACTGGCGACCGAGATCATGCTCGGGCGAACACTGGCAGAGCAGGGATACCGCGGCGGCTTGTGGCCCGTGCAGCCGCTCGTCGCGATCAAAGCGCCGGTCTTCTCGATGTCGAAGCTCGCGGGTGTCGACACCTTCCTCGGCCCCGAAATGAAGTCCACGGGCGAAGTGATGGGCATCGACCGCACCTTGGCGGCTGCGCTCGTCAAGACGGTGATTGCGGCAGGACTGCGCATCACCCCAGGAAGCGCTCTCCTGCTCTCCATCGCCGACCGCGATAAGCCGGACGCTGTGCCGCTCATCCGTCAGCTCGCTGCCGCTGGCTGCCGCTTCTTCGCGACGGAAGGCACCGCCGAACTGCTGCGCGCGCTCAATATTCCTGTCGTCGAGGTCCCCAAGAAGCTCTCCGAGGGCCACCCGAACTGCGTTGATGTCATCCGCGACGGGACCGTCCACGGAGTGATCAACACGGTGACGGGGCGTCCTACCCCCTTGCGCGACGGGTTCGAGATCCGCCGCGCCGCCGCGGAGCGCCGCATTCCCTGCTTCACCTCTCTCGACACCGTCCGTGCTGCGGTCGAAGCGCTCGCCGCCAATGAGTGGACCTGCACCGTTTTGCCGCTCCCTGACTACCGCGCCCGAACAGTTCCCGTCAGCTAG
- the carA gene encoding glutamine-hydrolyzing carbamoyl-phosphate synthase small subunit: MADTAVPAILVLEDGTIFRGRSIGAPTSAVGEVVFNTSMFGYQEILTDPSYAGQIVLMTYPLIGNYGVNRDDIESRRIQVAGFVVREACDEPSHDRAVATLSEYLTAQNVPGIAGIDTRALTRRLRSRGVMMGALAVDEGAGTVLERLKQAQRYDTLDFVRLVTTETPYFSNDRSGPHIVIVDLGVKFNIERLLRARGCRTTVVPAATSAEDILALQPDGIVLSPGPGDPLQLDAIVREVRALLGRAPIFGICLGHQMLARALGAKTFKLKFGHRGGNHPVKDLITGKVTITAQNHGYAVDPDTLRGGAEVSQINLNDHTVEGLTHRDLPVISIQYHAEASPGPWDNRETFDRFLALVGMKR; the protein is encoded by the coding sequence GTGGCTGACACCGCAGTTCCGGCCATCCTCGTCTTGGAGGACGGCACGATCTTTCGCGGCCGCAGTATCGGCGCGCCGACAAGCGCTGTCGGCGAGGTCGTCTTCAACACCTCGATGTTCGGCTATCAGGAGATCCTGACCGACCCTTCCTACGCAGGGCAGATCGTCCTGATGACCTATCCCCTCATCGGGAACTACGGGGTCAATCGCGACGATATCGAGTCGCGCCGCATCCAAGTGGCAGGGTTCGTGGTGCGGGAAGCGTGCGATGAGCCGAGCCACGACCGCGCCGTCGCCACGCTCTCGGAATACCTGACGGCGCAGAACGTGCCGGGGATTGCGGGGATCGACACGCGGGCGCTGACGCGGCGGCTGCGCAGCCGCGGGGTGATGATGGGCGCACTCGCCGTCGATGAAGGAGCAGGAACGGTGCTCGAGCGCCTGAAGCAGGCGCAGCGATACGACACGCTGGATTTTGTGCGGCTGGTGACGACCGAGACGCCGTATTTCAGCAACGACCGCAGCGGGCCGCACATCGTCATTGTTGATCTGGGGGTCAAGTTCAATATCGAGCGTCTGCTCCGCGCTCGCGGCTGTCGGACTACCGTCGTTCCCGCTGCGACCTCTGCAGAGGACATCCTCGCGCTGCAGCCGGACGGCATTGTGCTCTCGCCTGGTCCGGGCGACCCGCTCCAGCTGGATGCGATCGTGCGCGAGGTGCGGGCGCTCCTCGGACGGGCGCCGATCTTCGGCATCTGCCTCGGCCATCAGATGCTTGCCCGCGCTCTTGGCGCGAAGACGTTCAAGCTGAAATTCGGTCATCGCGGCGGAAACCATCCGGTGAAGGACCTGATCACGGGCAAGGTGACCATCACTGCCCAAAACCATGGGTACGCCGTCGACCCCGACACTCTCCGAGGCGGCGCGGAAGTGAGCCAGATCAATCTCAACGACCACACCGTGGAAGGGCTAACGCACCGCGACCTGCCCGTGATCTCGATCCAATATCACGCCGAAGCGTCGCCCGGACCCTGGGACAACCGCGAGACGTTCGACCGCTTCTTGGCGCTCGTTGGGATGAAACGATGA
- a CDS encoding dihydroorotase yields the protein MSEILLSGGRVIDPASGTETVTDVLIRDGVVAALGAARPSAGAETIDARGLIIAPGFIDLHCHLRDPGQTHKETIASGGRAAAAGGFTTICCMPNTDPVIDTRSVVEYVLRTAAAESPVRVLPIGAVTKGQAGKELAELAELAEAGAVAFSDDGRPVATSALMRYALEYSRITGRPVIDHCEDLTLTGGAPANEGAVAARLGLRGWPAAAETIVLARDLELAALTGGRLHIAHVSTARSVDLIRQAKRSGVSVTAEVTPHHLTMTEEWLLGEGLRWPATGHTRLARRAAYDTRTKVNPPLRTRDDVEALIEGLADGTIDAIATDHAPHAAVDKLCDYDEAAFGISGLETALGAVLTLVECGTLSLHRVIEALTVGPLRVLGDLNGRASPGTIVVGGTADLTVFHPALPWTVDAEQFLSKGKNSPLDGIPLPGRVVLTIVGGKVVYRG from the coding sequence ATGAGCGAGATCCTTCTCTCCGGAGGGCGGGTAATCGACCCCGCCAGCGGGACCGAGACGGTGACCGACGTGCTGATCCGCGACGGCGTCGTTGCCGCGCTCGGCGCCGCGCGCCCCAGCGCGGGGGCAGAGACGATCGATGCGCGCGGGCTGATCATCGCTCCCGGATTTATCGACCTCCACTGCCATCTCCGCGACCCCGGCCAGACTCACAAAGAGACCATCGCCAGCGGCGGCCGAGCGGCAGCGGCCGGCGGCTTCACCACCATCTGCTGCATGCCGAACACCGACCCGGTCATCGACACCCGGAGCGTGGTCGAGTATGTCCTGCGGACGGCAGCAGCAGAGTCGCCGGTGCGCGTTCTCCCGATCGGCGCGGTGACCAAAGGCCAAGCGGGTAAGGAGCTTGCAGAGCTGGCCGAGCTGGCGGAGGCGGGCGCAGTCGCGTTTTCCGACGACGGCCGGCCGGTCGCGACCTCGGCGCTGATGCGCTATGCGCTCGAATACAGCCGCATCACGGGGCGGCCGGTCATCGATCACTGCGAAGATCTCACGCTCACCGGCGGCGCACCCGCGAATGAAGGTGCGGTCGCCGCCCGGCTCGGCCTCAGGGGCTGGCCGGCGGCAGCAGAGACGATCGTCCTCGCGCGCGACCTCGAACTGGCGGCGCTGACCGGGGGTCGGCTGCACATCGCTCACGTGTCGACGGCGCGCAGCGTCGACCTGATCCGGCAGGCGAAGCGGAGCGGGGTCTCGGTCACCGCCGAGGTGACGCCCCACCACCTGACGATGACCGAGGAATGGCTGCTCGGCGAGGGGCTGCGGTGGCCGGCGACCGGCCACACTCGGCTTGCGCGGCGCGCCGCGTATGATACGCGAACGAAGGTGAATCCCCCGCTGCGCACGCGTGACGACGTCGAGGCGCTGATTGAGGGGCTCGCCGACGGGACGATCGACGCGATCGCAACCGACCATGCCCCGCACGCCGCCGTCGACAAGTTGTGCGACTACGACGAGGCCGCGTTCGGCATTTCCGGACTTGAGACGGCCCTCGGCGCAGTGCTCACCTTGGTCGAGTGCGGCACGCTGTCGCTGCATCGCGTGATCGAAGCGCTCACCGTCGGGCCGCTTCGCGTGCTGGGCGATCTCAACGGCCGGGCATCGCCGGGCACGATCGTGGTCGGAGGCACCGCCGATTTGACCGTGTTCCATCCGGCGCTGCCGTGGACAGTCGACGCCGAGCAGTTTCTCTCCAAAGGCAAGAACTCCCCCCTCGACGGCATTCCGCTGCCCGGCCGCGTGGTGCTGACCATCGTGGGCGGAAAGGTGGTCTATCGTGGCTGA
- a CDS encoding aspartate carbamoyltransferase catalytic subunit — protein sequence MSPPAPFPWPPRPLPEGPRRHLLDLDDFDRAEIETYLATAEAMREILRRATPKTPALTGRTIVNLFFEESTRTRVSFEIAGKRLNADVVNVSAAGSSVQKGESLVNTVRTLDAAGADIIVLRHPAAGAAHLAAAHVRGSVINAGDGWHAHPTQALLDLLTIRDAFGRVDGVRVVIVGDILHSRVARSNLWGLTTMGAVVTVCGPPTLLPSALPAGLPAPVRVEHNLDRAIEGAEVVMALRLQRERMAAGRLPSLREYSRLYQINDARLARAQPDVLVLHPGPMNEGVEIDTATAHGQRSAIEDQVTNGVAVRMAVLHLLSGGAPASRTPEAATRRA from the coding sequence ATGAGCCCCCCTGCGCCCTTCCCGTGGCCGCCGCGTCCGCTTCCGGAGGGGCCGCGCCGGCACCTCCTCGACCTCGACGATTTTGACCGGGCCGAGATCGAGACATATCTCGCCACCGCCGAAGCGATGCGCGAAATCCTGCGGCGCGCGACGCCGAAGACCCCCGCGCTCACCGGCCGGACGATCGTCAACCTCTTCTTTGAGGAGAGCACGCGGACGCGCGTCTCCTTCGAGATCGCGGGCAAGCGGCTGAACGCCGATGTCGTCAACGTAAGCGCGGCCGGCAGTTCGGTGCAGAAAGGGGAATCGCTCGTCAACACGGTGCGCACCCTCGATGCGGCGGGAGCCGACATCATCGTTCTGCGCCATCCCGCCGCTGGGGCAGCCCATCTCGCGGCTGCTCATGTGCGCGGCTCGGTGATCAATGCGGGCGACGGCTGGCACGCGCACCCCACCCAAGCGCTCCTCGACCTGCTCACCATTCGCGATGCTTTCGGCAGAGTTGACGGCGTGCGGGTGGTCATTGTGGGGGACATTCTGCACAGCAGAGTGGCGCGCTCGAACTTGTGGGGGCTGACGACGATGGGCGCGGTCGTCACCGTGTGCGGCCCCCCGACGCTGCTTCCCTCCGCTCTCCCCGCGGGGCTGCCCGCGCCGGTGCGCGTCGAGCACAATCTCGACCGCGCCATCGAAGGCGCAGAGGTCGTGATGGCGCTCCGCCTCCAGCGCGAGCGCATGGCTGCCGGCCGGCTCCCCTCACTTCGGGAATACAGCCGGCTCTACCAGATCAACGACGCGCGGCTGGCGCGCGCCCAGCCCGATGTGCTCGTGCTCCATCCCGGCCCGATGAACGAGGGGGTGGAGATCGATACCGCAACTGCGCACGGACAGCGCTCGGCCATTGAAGACCAAGTGACTAACGGCGTCGCGGTTCGGATGGCTGTGCTGCATCTCCTGAGCGGCGGCGCGCCGGCGAGCCGAACGCCCGAGGCGGCGACGAGGCGGGCATGA